The nucleotide sequence cggctctctttttctctccaacTCTGTGAATGTCTTCACTGGGCAGTGGAGCCGCTGATGAGTTCTTAAGCAGATCACACTGATAATTGTATTTCCGTCAGCTGTGCGAAAGCTGTCCGTGGAGGGAGGGTGACTGCCAGCGCACTGAAGAGCTACTTGTGTCGTCGCCGTGTCTCCctgttaaccccccccccactgtaAAACCCCAATCACCAGGGATGCTTACTGTCTTCAGCCTCAAATTACTCAATCAGGAGGACACATTTATGGATGACACCTTTATTATAATTAATCAGGGGAACTTGATTAAGAAAGGAATTCCTCCTCCTCAGTGAGACTTGAGTGGCCCGGCTGCATATTCTAATTTATGTCCCACTGAGTCCTTGTGACCCTGACAGACCGACAGATTGCCAGCAGTACTGAtacatgcacacccacacactgctacCCTACACTCTTCGAAAACAAGGTGCTATTTAGAACCTAAAAGGTTTCTTTGGCTGTCTCaatagaaccctttgaagaaccatttttggttccaggtagaaccctgttggttccaggtagaaccctattgGGCTCCATGTAAAAACCCTTTCCccagagggttcttcatggaacccaaaagagttctacctggaaccaaaaaagggttcccCTATTTTCTAAAAGTGAACCATAAAAAAATGGAGAAATGCAAAATAATGACATTAGTATGGAAAACGCTCACAAGAGAAACCTTGTGTTCATATTTCTATGCAATACAAAATGAGCAAAagtaatatattataatatattttgTTAAATAAAACCACCAGGTAAAAAGTATTGGAAAGCCACCTGTTTTTACCTGAACTTACAGTGTGTGCATTGACTAATGCAGTGATGGTGATTGAGGGGTCTGAGTGACTCTTTGTGACTGAAAGTGGACCTGAGCCATGACAGACTTAGCCACTAAGGCACCAGCTTATACCAGACCACACCGAATGATGTCTATGTTAGGTGTTCTAGTATGGGAACAGGGACAGGAGAGTCTAAAGTAACACGGTTGATTGAATACCCAGCTGATCAAATTGATTTGATGTATTACAACACTGGCATTTCACTAAACTGTTGACAGTATTTTCCATGTATTCTTATAATCAACAATTATATGGTTCAATTGAATTGAAAGCAAAGCTGTAAAAAGGTCACAGATCCCATTTTGGGCGTGTTATGCACAAAGCACAGACCTCTGACAAACCAAGTATCACATCTATTCATGACTTGCACTTTTGGACATTTATTTTGGAATTTAACTTTTCTCATATACATTTTTGTGGTTGTTTCATGTTTGCCATATTATAACCTTTTCAATTTTATGTTTAGAGTTTCAGGGCTATACTCAGGTTAAAGACGGATGCAATATACTGGATCTCCAAAGCCCTAAAGATAGTCTAagcaataaaaaaaattaaacaatAACTAATATTTTCAAACTACCGTTGAGAAACGCGACACTTTTCCAAAACATGTTTGTCACTCCACCAACTTTTGTCATGTACCTCAGAACTACAACAGGTATGTGTCTATATGATTTGTTAAGAGCCTGCTAACAGCTACAAGCCAATTAAATCAAATGTGTTGTTTTCTCCAGGTTGTCTTGTGCTGTAATTGGACTGTGAATGTGCACTAATCATGGCTGCTACAGGTGGGCCCCGGAGGACCAGAGTGAGGCCTCGGCTGGTAATTGAAGACAGATACACATTGACAGTCCGTACGTCTAGCCAGAGTATGCACGCTACTGTACTCGAGCACGGTAAATTCAAGTGAACATTCATTTGTGTCACCTCTCTCACCGTTCTGTGACTAGCGTGTGAGAGTGTGCTCTTGCAGTGGAATGACTGAGTGAACAATCCGTTTTACGAGCGGTAAAGTGCATCTGCCTTTAACAATAGCTTTCGGGTTGCTCACCTTCATCCACGCTGTACAGTGACGCTGTTATCAAACACTTACAAGGATGGGCGCAGAGATGGATCACTTCATCTCTATATTTCACACAGGAGTAGAAATCAAAGAGGACCTCAAATGTTTTTAAAATACCAAAGATAGTAAGAACCAATCTACAGAAATACACTGCATGCATTACACAGACCACTATTCTATTGGAACacatatgggtgtgtgtgtgtgtgtgtgtgtgagacacactGGTGCAGGTTCAAATGGCTTCAGGCTGGTGGGTATGTTTTGATTTCCTGAGCTGCCTGCCTGGTGAAGGTAGCAGCTTTGCATGCTGGGGTCACACCTGTAACGTGTTTCACACTGAGATCTTTTCTGAGTGGCCACCTGGAGGAGGATATTGCATGTCCACAGTGCATGAGCACACGGGCGTCCCTCCGCGGTGGAAACAGGTGTTTGTTTGATACATAACGTATTGCCTTAGAAGGGTTTTTTGATGACCTTTTCTCacttctaaaaaaaaaatgaattaaaAAAAAAGGCCACAGAGTAACACCCACCTTAACTTGTAAATAGATTTAGTATGTAAGATAAGGCATTTCTCCATGACAATTGTATCCCACCTGGTAACTCATCTACCCTCACCTCTAATGTGAGGGTAGATAACATGATACTTAGCTTAAAAGGGTTCTATatttaaattatttaaaaaagtgtATTAGCTTAAGAGAATCCAAAATGTCAAGTGGAACCTTATCCTCACGGtaacaaaaaaaacaagaaaaccgTAGGCCTACCTCAGAAGGCATTACACAATACATTCAATATAAGTGGGTTCTGCTTGTTGTGGGACAAACCAATGGGATTTTCAACCCCAAGTTCTGGTTAGCTGGACTCATTTTTTTATTATGTGCAGCTTGGGGCATGTGAATGGAAAGATGTTTCTGTCAGCCACAAACATGCTATAAAATACCAAGCACACCTGATGCTGCATTCAGTTCTGACAAGTATATACACAGACTTTACAACAAAACACGTTTCATTTTTTAATCAAGAATGTAAGATAATTTATTCTAGATATTTGAATGTTAATTACACATCATACATTGCAAATACTTCTCAAAATGTACTATTTTAAAACCTACTGTACATCTACAAtacattgtatttctgttgattTTGAAGTTAATGTATTAATTATATGAATGCGTAATCTGTTGTGTATGTGTGAGGGACTAAATGAGTCAATTGCTCTGGGCATGCTGAGGCATATATTCCAAAAGTATGACAGAGGTTTAAACTGGTAACACTTAATGTGATCATTATGCAATATTGTCCTCAGATGCTTTGTTTCCTGCTAAACAGAGGGACAAGTTCAGCTGATATGCTGGTACATTGTCTGAAGTGCAGTAATCATGCATAAGCTGTGGACAGTCAATGCAGCCACTGGTCTAGTTACTGTAAATACAAATTTTAATAGGATTACATTTTAGTTAGCTTTAGTCTTGAGCACAGAGCAAttaaacaagtgtgtgtgtgtgtgtgtgtgtgtgtgtgtgtgtgtgtgtgatagcatgAGAATGAGGGAGGCATTTGATCTAGAGGGGTACAGTATTATTTTCTTGAGATAACCTTCTGTTACACCAGCAATCTTCACTCTACAAGTATGATCACCGTTCATTCGGACTTTGGCTTTGCTTTATTCAATACAATCATCAAAACATAAAGGAACTGTCTCGAACAGAACATTTTAGTAATATCAAAATAGATTCAGGTGAAATAAACTGTTCAAAAAATATATTCAACTCAAGAGTACTGTAGATTGTCACAGTTTGGGTAATTTGCCTTCAACATATGTACTTGCATAGTTCATTTcattatacatacatacatttgatttgtttgagGATTCCAGTGCATTCACATCAAGGCAAATCACAGTTTGCTGTCCAGTGAGGGTGGAGTCACCTCAACCACCACCTTTCCAACATTTTTCCCAGCATACATGTAGTCCACAGCCCTAAAGACGGACTCTAGCCCCACAAAACGGCCCTCGGGGGCCATGTCCCCACAGTCCACTTCACACACCAGCTTCCCTTTAGCAAACATCTGCATCATGCTTCCCATCGCCTCCTTGTagtcagacaggaagtgaggtAGGAAGAACCCCCTCACACTGGCTGACTTCTGGAGCAGCTTCACGGGCAGAGTCCCTCCTTTAACAGTTGGGACCCCTGATGCCGTTTGGTACCCTGAGATGAACCCGATCACGATCAGCCTGCCCTTATTGGCCAGATTGTTGACCGCCATGTCAAAGATTCTGCCGCCTATGGACTCGTAGACTACGTCCAGGCCTTGTGGGTACTCTTTGCGCAGCGTGGCGCTCAGGTCCTCGGACGTGTAGTTGATGGGCCTGTCGCAGCCAATGGTCTTTAAGAAGCCAGCCTTCTCATTGGAGGAGCAGGTGCCCACAACATGGCAGCCGGCCTGTTTGGCAAACTGCACGGCGAACTGGCCCGTGCCACCGGCAGCGGCTGTCACCAGCACTGTCTCGCCCTTCACCAGGTCGCCAAGCCGCTTCATGGCGATATAAGCCGTGGCACCGCTTAACAGCAGGGTGAGGAACTCTGGCTTCACCGCGGGTACGGGTACGGTCTTGATCATGGGTATCACCGTGTACTCTGCAAAGGCCCCATCAGCAAAGTAGGCCACGGTGTCGCCAACGGTGTAGCGGGCGCTGGCACTCAGGCCGAGTCCGACCACCTCGCCAATGCCCTCGAACCCGGAGTCAAACGGTGGCTTCACCGTAGGGTCGTAGCGGCCTGCTGAGTAGTTGATGTCCGAGGCATTGATTCCAACAAATCTGCATGGAATGGAACAGAGAACAAAATACAAGTGAATGATTAACAATTGTTACCTAGCATTCAAATCAATTCATGTTGGTACAAGATTTTGATGATAACATGATAATAGTTAGTTATAATAAAATAAAGAGGTGCACTTCAGAATGCCTACAGTAATGTCTGCGAAGGTCAAGATTTCACTTCTATTCCCTAGAAAACCTCTGCGACACCGTTCGGGAAGGAAACATTGGTTTGTTTTGGCAATGATTCCATTTGGTCTTGAAAAAACACCCACCCGAAACACATTGCATGATGTCATGAGTCATTGTCTTGAGAGACACACAAGAACAAACTGCACTTTTAAATCTTGTATATTTCTTTACCTCGACATGAAAAAAATGACTGTTTTCATCTCAGTTGATGACATGGAGAAAAAGAAAATCCTTGTGTGAaacaaatgtataaataaatcaTTGTCTATCCTCCAGAAGAAAGCTTGTTGCGACTCATCATTGTGCATGTCACATTTGCATTTTTAGCACTTAAAATGTACCAGCCAGGTTTAGTTACAAATAAATGGCTCCAATTAAATATAGGAAAACATCTAGTTTCACTATACTTTCCAAGTCACTTTTTCTTTGCAGCCCTTCTGAATTTTTTCTTCAAAACCAGTAAATATTGTAACCTGAATCTCTCATAATGGACCAACAGAACTGAAACACCATGCATTACAGAAGAGCCAGTTCAAACTGGGATCTCTAGTCAGGATTGGGCCTGATATTCTTAAAGATgctggatttttaaaaatgtgaacATTTGAATGCACAATCATCTCGGCCTCTGAAACATATCAATGCATATCTCAATTTAATCTCAACATGTGTCACATTCGGGTTAATAATGcataaaagaaaagaaaaaaacaaacattttcctGATAAACATTGCATTGTGAACCAAAGCATTGCAGAGGCCAACAAGTGGCCCAGCCATGTCCATGTCCGTAGACATGCCACACAACTACAATAACGTTCTAAATCCTTTATCTACACCAATACATCATCTGATATTGCATTTCACTATCACTTAATGGTTTGTCTTTTGTGCAATTACCTTAGCAGTGGCGCTGACCCACTCAATTTTCTAAACAAAGCTCGTTTCACCTGTGGTTTACAGCTGTGTGATTTTTATATTATAGCCCACGCTATCTAATTCCTAAAGTCCAGCCTAATTCATGGGTAAATCACAGTTCAAAAGGTCAAGGGTCATCAATAGCTTATAGAAATGATCATAGGCTATATGTGCAATTAAATGACCGTGGACTACAGTGTTGCGCAACTGTCTTCCCACCCCAGATAATTTAACCAAGCAGACTTTTATACAAGGCCTAAATGCGACATCACAGACATATCTGCTAATTTCGAGCTCTGCATTGAGACCATAGAATTGGCCTTTCTGGTGTAGTTATTAACAAATAAATAATAACCCAGATCAAGAAATAGGCCTTGATAACTAGGCccttcttgttttttttttcttcagttgAAGGTGCCCGTGAAGCCTAGTTGTTAGCTAATAGCTAAATGTTGTAATTGTCCAGGCCAACTTATATGATGGGGATTCATTACAGACAACAAACAAAGAATTGCAAAAAAAAGAAGTATAAGGGCATAGGCCTACATGAAATTATAGAACAATACGTGATACCATACTTTTCAATCTATTTCAATCTACAATTCAAGGTTTCGGGTGGGGGAGAATAACCTACCACTGCATCAACAGTTATTTCCTTTTCCCAAGATCAGAGATAGGCTACCTCTCCATGGCAAATTTTATATACAATTCAAAATTCCACATTTTCAAGTTATAAATGCGAGATATTTTTTAAATTCCCTAAATTACGCATACACAATTAAGCACACAAAACAAATCCTGTGAAAAAGGTTTAGGCTACATATGACAATTTCTGTAAATGTTCAAAGCTATTTGATCTTTTGATAATGCTACTATGTCCTTGGTCTCTAAATCCATAATGCAAGACCCTCCCTTCATTTCACTGATCAAATGCGCTCTAATAGGCTACACCAGCATTGACCCGCATTTTAATATCTCCTCGACTTGTATTGTAGTAAATAACCGGTTAGATTAAGTAGCCTACATTGCTGCTCTGTTACTGTACCCGAATGTAATCAACATTTGTAAATATCTGGCTTTGAACCGGACAGACACATATTGAGTCTTATGCATTGGTTTTATGCAGCGGAAAATGATGATCCTGCCGCAGCCCCAATGCCATGCAAAGCTgtttctccatctcctcatctaTTCGTGAGAGtctttacaccccccccccatgaCTTTCTGTTTGCAGGTTTGTGACGTaaggagacaggacagagcgagatgCCGAGATGGATTGATAGACAAATGTAGGGGCGGAACTTGGAAATATTCCTCACCTATTTTGCTCGCTCCTGAAATGGTCGCGAGTGGGCTACTATAATCGATGGGGATGGATAATCGATTCTAACCGAGGTAAGAGACCCTTTCACAACTTGAAAAAAATACCAAATAGTTTATCAAAGATATTGGCTCCAAAATGTGCCCCATATTGGAATGGTCTATACATAGGCTACGCATACGCGGAAAATGGGAACCTATCCAATTTCTAACCAAAACTTACCGATTTCTGACAAGCAAGTCCCCGTCGCCAGGTGTCGGGACTGGAACAGTTTGTAAGGCAACGGCGTCTCTGAAATTCTGGCTGAGCTTCGTTACGACCAGCTTTTTCATGGAGCTCGGTATCGAAGAACCTTTAAAATCCATGAACTGCGTGGAGTATGACAAATCTACAATGAAGCGGCGCGATATAAAATGAACTCTGGAAAGTGCATCGGTTCCTCTGCACACCCCGCCGATTATCGAAAACACTCTCCTACCGTTTCTCAACAAAAAAGAGGTGGACATTGCACCAGGGAGGGACTATGTGACAAAGTTCACGGGCACTGGCTGTGCGTTGATATCAATATGTTTATCGTTAGCCTATGCTAGGCTTTCTTCACGTAGCAGGGTAGGCCACGCCGATGCAATGCGATAATAATATTAGCCGCgcgtttttttgttttgtttgttgtcgCATAAAATCGACACGCAATAACGTGCTTTTGCAATGTTTGCTTTGATGATCACTAGGCTATAGCACGGCGCAACCTTGTAGCGGCAGCCAAACTCCTACTGTAGCGGCGTGTCTCCTTTTGAGTCCCTCCCCTTCCGGGACATGACACACTTCCTCGTAAGGTGAAACATATCAATCGTAGTCTCAAACATATCCTCAACGATTGTACACAAAAAGCCAAAGAGTTGCCAACACAGCCAGTGCCGACCACCACCATTCAGGTATTAACAAGCACCGTTAGTAGGCTATTACCTGAAGAAATATAGTTTCTCCCCAAGCATGCGTAAATGTTGGCGCTCTCGCACTAGGAAACTTCATCCCGAATGTTTCCAACAAATAAGTCCAAAACATTGCCATGTTGGGTTTGACATAGGATCGCACATGTCAGGCAAAATAAAGTTAGTGTGAGTTTGTCacatgaggatgatgatgactCATGATTAGCCTAGTTATGGTAATATAGCCTAACCTAGGAATAGCTTTGTAGTAATTGACTAATTGCCATAATAACATTATGCAGGAAGTTTATGGACCAATATTTCAAAGCAACAATTTGATATTTAGCCTACTGATGCAAGCTTTCCTTTGTCAGTCATTTCAATTTGAAGCGGAGGAAAAAACAAGACAATTAAAAAGATTGACAGGTGGGCTCTACTGTCAGGGTGACGCTTGTAGCGCGAGGGGAGGAGTGAAAATGAAGCAGGAAAAGCCACTCGATGCGTCTGTCTATCAGTTGAGACTGTCTGAAACGCGTCGAGATTCCCTGCGTTTCATTTTTTTTCCGGAGGAGCAGACGAGACCTCGGTTCACTCCCCTGGAGTTTACAGAAGGAACATTCTCTCCGGCGAGGGTGGATGCCTGCATCTTGTTTGTTTCTCTTTAGTCGCAGGCTCCCCACCACATCAACCACCTGCATATTCCTTGATCGGCGGCTGATAATAGTCATTTTAACGACTAGAAATGTAAGTAGAAGCCCGTACCACCCCGACTCAAactagagaggggagaaaagtaTCCGCTGACGGCGAGGCTTTGGTCGGAATAGGTGGCGTGGTGACGGACTGACATTAACCATCTAATGCCTGTCTATTTTCTCTCAATTCTGTTTTGTTTCAGATCTGAGCTTGAAGAAGCGCAGCCTTCCCACGGAAATACATTGTGTTCGCTCACACTGGACTTATTCGTTTACCATCAGAGTTGATTTATTTTGGAGTGAAGACGATACAAAGTAGCCACAACACCGCCATATAGCCCCATATGGCAGCAGGGGAGTGACTGAAACTTGGCTTCGATGTCTGCCTCTTTTTTTTCTGACACACAGAGATGAGGGAAGATGGTATTTGATAGACATGTTATGAGCTGGCGAAATTCGTGCGTCGTTTTTTTTCCCGTTTGTCCTTTATCTCCTGTCATTTGTTTCTATTCCTAGGCCTTAAGGACATATTTAGTTACATTGTGGCCGTTTCAGGTTGTCTGGCATAAGCCCACAATTACAAAAGAAACGAACCATTCTAATAGAAAAAAACTGTTTACGGTTATTTCCCGAAAAAAAAAGCGAGGGGATGGTTTTTCTCCACTGACAGACTTATTGTTTTGATCCCTGCATGAAAAGTACCGTGGACCGTGACGGTCACTATGCCGAGGAGAAAGCAGCAAGAGCCCAGGCGATCAGCAGGTAAGCACCAGCGCACACAGAAGTTCATTTTCACCGTCTCTTACTAAATGGAGATACAATGTCggactttttttttctctcatcttAATTcactaaatgttttattttttcaaTTTCCCATTTCTCGTGTTATATATACGCAATAGCCTAAAAATAAGTTTGACTTTCAACACATCTTCATTTGTTGACCattattgttttctgttttgccATATGATTTCTGTCAACGATAGGCCTGACGTGTTATTAGCTTGCCAGAAAAGTCGACTACTTGGGGAGCTAGATAAACGAAACGTTAGAGATATAGTTTCCATTTGGGGTTCATTGCAGTGTTAAAGAGCGAGTAATAATGAATAATTCACttcggaagagagggagaaaaaaaactgTCCCAGAGCCGGTTTTGTTTCTTTTCGGTTTTATTTGAGGATTGCCGTCATTGATTTGATGCGTGATTGATCGCCTGTCATGTGGCAGCCTTTGATCTATTCATCCCTGATAAACATCAGTATATCTCTCCATGGAGACACGCATGCTCCTTACCGGATTTAGCCACTCAAaggacaaccctaaccctgttgtctaaaaaaataaaaaagacaaaaaaaaagtcGTTAAAAGGAGGGGAATCCTTCTTTCTTTAATATTTTCTAGAGAAAATACTAGAGGGAAgaatgaaagagggaggaggtagaagtGTTTTGAGGATCACAGAAAGGGCTAAATCCTAATTAATTCGGGCACCTGAACCAGCCTACCACCAGTAGCCCCCTAGGTCTCCGTTAAAGACCCAGAGATTTGCACTTCTTATCCAAATAcacaccttctcctctcttcctacagAGCACTTTACCAATGCAGCCCATGTCTACCATCCACAGGACCGTGGTGTTTACTATCTGACAACCACCGATAAACCACATGTCGAGGTGGAGGTCTAGTGGTTTGGATTTTTGACTCTCTTCTCTTTTTCAAGCCGACTTTAAAACAAATGTAAATGAGTGACAGGGATTTCTACCTCTGTGCTAATGAGGCGCAGCCTTTGAAGTTAGGCATTAACAAGTGGAGTGAACAAAAGACAGTCATGGAATTTTAAAGAGATTCTGAAATATGAGGTGTAAAGCGGACCGAACAGGAGGGCCGGGCAGCGAAGACTTTGAACTCGGcaggtttatcattttaaatAGGCGCCAAGCGATGGGGAGTCAGTGTGGATTGACTGTGAATAGTATTCAACGAGTACTTCTCTCTACAGCTCATCCGCTTCTGACGCACGGTGTTGAATAGCCGTCTTATGCTTTATACTCACTGTTTGAGTCGCATCTGATTAGTCTCTTGTGTTGTATCacatcaacaaacaaacaaacaaaaagctGGGTATCAGGCTATAGGATGGTTCCGAACAGGTCTTACATGAAAACATGCCATCACCTTGACCCCTCCACATGGTCCTATCGATCCGCTTGACTGTCATTGACCGGCTTATACATCATGGCCTTTAATGGCCAATCACAACTTGGCAGACGGGAGTGTTACCATTCTGTCATGATCgtgacagtttttttttttggaaGTAACAgcaccctccaaccctccccttTAACATTTAACACAAATACAGACACACATTCAGCTAAAGCATGATGGTCCAGTGTTTCAatgctagctagtagctactgaACCATGCCTGGTACTCTGAAGCCTAcgaggaaatagagagggagagccaAGGGGGATATCGCCATGGTAATGCCATGGTAATAGAGGTTTAGAGAATGAGTACTCGAGCGACCATCGGGAAAAGAGGTTGTTGTGAGTTATATTTTCACTGAGAGGGTAAACCAGGTTCAACCAAAACAAATGTGGAACCCCAGGGGTACAGGACTGGAGCTTTAGAGGAGAATGGAACGGAGCACCACAAGGAGACATGTCTGGACAAATTTTATACACACAATATATAGTATTGGGCACCCTTTTCACTCGTTTTAGGGAGGTAGAATAGAGTGACATTTAATATAGGGCCTTtttactttctgtgtgtgtgcgtgttgtttgtgtgtgtgtgtgtcttgtgtgtgtgaaCGTTTTAACGGTTATAATGGCACCATAACCATACAAAAGGCCTTttccatatatacagtatacgtAGTGTCATGGGAAAGCCATGATATCTACTCTTCTTTCAGATATCCTGTCATTTACGGTTAAGACAAGCTACGGTTCATCTCCTGCAGTGTATTTAAGGCAGttggtaagagtgtgtgtgtgtgttacacagcACTGTGTGTTGCTTCATTTCAGGCCTCATTTTGTCCCTGAATATCAGTTTCAGTCGAGGGTGATGAGGACAGGAGCgacgtaaaaaacaaaaacaaactaaaagagaagagaagagcgaCGTTGTCTTTCATTAAATTGGGGGCTGTGTGTCTCAGCCAGTCAGAGCTAGTAGTCTGGGGAGAAAAAAACATCTCTTTCCCAGGGATAGAGGCTTCTTCATTATCCGAGAGAAAAGGTAAGGTTGCTTATCTTGGCTTCATTAGAGAAAGCCCCTAATTATCTGTAAACCTGATGGATTTGTGACGGGCCCTGACGATTAATGCTGACAAATTCAGTAAGGTGTCAAGTCCGCAGCTGCCTTGATGTAATCAAGTTGATATTATACAGTCCCCGTAGCCCCTAGTGCAGTGTCAACTCAATTTGCTCGTGCAGGTGACAAATGGACTTTGCTACCTGACTAATCATGTCGGAGGAGACGATGCCTCTTAATGACCTCCCTAATCCTCCGCCTTTAACGACATAATAAAAGTCCAGACACACCGAACCACGATCAGCTGCGTCGTAACACTCCTGCATGTGCAATGTTTATGTTTCCcttttatatattataataaccgCAGTTGTCTTTCGTAATCGTTACTGTGCGTAAGAAGACAATTGTACACCTCAAAATAGCTACGtgtttttgtaaatgtttttaaCGCGGGAGTTGTAGCTGCTTTTTCCAGAACattctttttttttggggggggggctattTCTTTTTCTCACAACATTCTGGTCAGTGTAAtatgaaataataataatctgataATATGTTTATGCAACAAAATTCTAGCATACAAAGTATAGCTTTTATTTGCTAGGCGTTTTCATTTGATGGTATATTTTGTTAACATTTTGATGCAGCGCattgagggacacacacacacacacaccttttcacaTCTTCACATCTTAACCACATTGCTTAGTCTCAATGTGTGGAaaatgtatctctccctctcttgtgtTTTAGGGGGCATTCTAGAAACCTGGTATAAAAAAATCTCCCAGTGTATTTCTAGTGATTTAAGAAGCCCAGTGCCCTGGGATTAATGGTTTAGCATGCCCGGGGTAGCTAAGATTACACAGCGACCTTTGTGCTCTAACTAGACGATGCTGTTACATGATATTCTGCGCTCGAAAGAATCAGCAATGCCGAGATTTATGTGGCCCGCTCTTAGATCAACGGCCTGAGGAGGACCATCTTCCACAaggtctaccccccccccccccccattttattTCCCTGTAGTCGTCTGCCTAAAATATCTTGGGGAGTAATCTGAAAA is from Oncorhynchus gorbuscha isolate QuinsamMale2020 ecotype Even-year linkage group LG19, OgorEven_v1.0, whole genome shotgun sequence and encodes:
- the LOC124004710 gene encoding prostaglandin reductase 3-like — its product is MSTSFLLRNGRRVFSIIGGVCRGTDALSRVHFISRRFIVDLSYSTQFMDFKGSSIPSSMKKLVVTKLSQNFRDAVALQTVPVPTPGDGDLLVRNRFVGINASDINYSAGRYDPTVKPPFDSGFEGIGEVVGLGLSASARYTVGDTVAYFADGAFAEYTVIPMIKTVPVPAVKPEFLTLLLSGATAYIAMKRLGDLVKGETVLVTAAAGGTGQFAVQFAKQAGCHVVGTCSSNEKAGFLKTIGCDRPINYTSEDLSATLRKEYPQGLDVVYESIGGRIFDMAVNNLANKGRLIVIGFISGYQTASGVPTVKGGTLPVKLLQKSASVRGFFLPHFLSDYKEAMGSMMQMFAKGKLVCEVDCGDMAPEGRFVGLESVFRAVDYMYAGKNVGKVVVEVTPPSLDSKL